A window of Oryza glaberrima chromosome 2, OglaRS2, whole genome shotgun sequence genomic DNA:
AAATCATGGAAATGCTGTAGTTTGATCACATTTAGGGGCTTCAGGATGGGAGCTGGTAAACTTCTGGCAATGAGTGCACGACAAACCTGCTGCATTGTTGGCCGGGATTTCGGGCATATTTGCAGGCAAGCAAAGGCTACCATAACAAGCAGGATGATATCCTTCTCCTCTTCGGTGGTCGGCGCCATGATGCGTTGGTCCAGGATATCCTTGAGCATTGTATGTTGTTCTGTTCGGCAAAAGAACGGTAGCAGAAGATCTCCAGGATGTTTTCCCATCACCACTTCCAGCACAACCACACCAAAGCTATACACATCGCACTTCTCCGTTAACACCATTGTAGATGTCAATTCTGTGGCAACAAGAATGTTCAGCtagatcagaaaaaaaatactttttttgtactaatattttttttatgaattaagTGTCCCTTTGAACTGTGAAAATTCTACAAGATTTTTGTACAAATCAGTTCAGTTCCagcaaaaatctaaaaaatcGCCAAGTTACAAAGAGATTTTGCATGATAAATCATGTCACATTGTCATCTTAGCTAAGGATTAAAAAGTATATGTACCTGGGGCTATGTAGCCACATGACCCTGCAAAGATAGTGCTCCAACTAGATGAATTGTCCTTCAACTTCTTTGCCATGCCGAAGTCGGATAAATAAGCCTTAAAATCATGGTCTAGCAAGACGTTGCTACTTTTAATATCGCGGTGCACGATTGGATCATCACAATCATGGTGCAAGTAAGAAAGAGCTTTACCGATGTCCATCACAATAGTAAATCTTTTAGGCCAATCAAGCTCCTTTACTTGCTCTTGGTCATGCCAAATGGATGTCAAACTTCCTCTCTCGATGAGATCATATACGAGGAATTTGCACTGCGAATGAGAGCAGTAACCGTGCAGCTTGACAATGCAACGGTGCCTGATTTTTGTCAACACTTGAACCTCAGCAAGGAATGCTCCAATATCAAAGTAATCTTCCATTCTGTGAAGCAGCTTGATGGCAAATGTACCTTTTCCTTGGATCTCAGCTCTGAAGACAGATCCATAACCTCCAACACCAATGCAGTacttttcatcaaaattttctGTTGCGTATAATACATCTTGAAATGCAACCTTCGCATCGAAGTCCCATATGGAAACGAAATCTTCAGTGCTGATTTCTTTGCCCTTCTTTGCCAGTTTTCTTCTCCAACAAACCACTGTGATGCTTCCAGCGACGAGACAGATGCAAGAAAACATTGCAAAGGCAAGAAGTAGCCTCGGAACAAGATGTTTACTGTCagtattttcctttttatgtAAACTGTCAGTATTTGTATTTGATGGTTGACATGGTGTCAAGCCATATAATGGATCACCACAGATACCTGTATTGTGGTCAAGCGAAAGTACGGAAGGGATTCTAGTGGGGTAGAAACCAGAAAATTTACCGCCCAAACTGTTGTATGATAAATTCAGCTCAAGTAATTGGGAAAGATTCATGAAAGTCATCGGTATGGCGCCACTTAAATTATTTCTGCTCAAATCCAACTCAGTTAGGTCGGTACAATACCCAAGCTCTTGTGGTATTGGTCCTGTCAGTAAGTTGTTTGACAGGCGCAACGAGTACAAATAGTGACACTGTCCTATCTGAGGTGGAATGCTTCCCGTAAACTGATTGCTGCTTAGATTCAGAACTACAAGATTACTTAGAAATCCTAGTTCTGGTGGCAGTATAGCATTTAGCACATTGGACTCAAGATTCAGTATTTGTAAAGATAAAAGTTTCCAAAAGGTTGAAGGGATGGGACTGATGATTCGGTTGTTGGAAAGATCCATGCTTCGTAAGCTCGTTAAATTTCCTATACTTGTAGGAATCAAACCTGTGATTTCATTTGTGGAGAGATCCATGTTTTGCAAGCTCGTTAAATTTCCTATACTTTCAGGAATGAAACCCGTGATTTCATTTATGGAGAGATCCATGTTTTGTAAGCTCATTAAATTTCCTATACTTTCAGGAATGAAACCCGTGATTTCATTTGTGGAGAGATCCATGTTTTGTAAGCTTGTTAAATTTCCTATACTTTCAGGAATGAAACCCGCGATTTCATTTGTGGAGAGATTCATGTTTTGTAAGCTCGCAAAATTTCCTATACTTTCAGGAATGAAACCCGTGATTTCATTTGTGGAGAGATCCATGTTTTGTAAGCTCGTTAAATTTCCTATACTTTCAGGAATGAAACCCATGATTTTATTTAGGGAGAGATCCAACAAGTTTAAATTTGTTAGATTCCCTATGGTTGTAGGTATGGAGCCATTGATATTATTATAAGCCAGATATAGCAGCACTAAACTATGAAGCATCCCGATCTCACGTGGAATATGACCAGAAAGATTGTTAAAGCCAAGATGTAGATGATACAATCTAGTCAAGTTTCCCAAACTGGAAGGTATTGGGCCAGTTAATTTGTTGTATGTTAAATTGAGGTACTCCAAGTTATGTAACGTGCCAGGTGTGCAATCGAATATCCTTCCTGACAAATAATTGGAAGAGAGGTCGAGGAAGGCTAGGTTCGTAAGATTACCTATCGATGGCGGGATGGATCCATTGAGCACATTGCCAGAGAGATCCAAGTAAGAGAGCTCAGCAAGACGACCAATATCAGATGGAATTGGTCCAGAGAGAGAGTTCATGCCAAGGTCAAGATGGACAAGATGAGGCAATTCTGCAAATCGGAGCTTGCTCAAACCACCGGAGATGCCACATATATAAAGTGTAATGTTTGTCACAACTAGGATGGCATCACGCTCATGGCCATGACCATGAGCCACCATGGAGCTGCAGCCTATGCCTGGCCACCTGCATGGGCTGGTTGCGTTGGTCCATAAATCTAGGTCGCTGTAGTAGGTTAGATCAGATTTCCATTGGAGAAGTGCTTCAGCTTGCCGATCCAACATAGTATTTGCAATTGCAAGGCAGGAAAGACACTGCAGCGAAATCAGCAGAACCAGCAATAGCTCCTGTGAGACAAACAGTGTCATCTTGTGTTTTGAGTAGCAGTGTAAGTGAAGCTCTAAAACACACACATTTATTGAAAGTTGGACAGAAAGCGAACAAATTTAACCAAGGAGACCTTGACTCTGACTTCAGGTAAATGGATCAATAATGCATGCTCGTGACAGGACTAGTGGAGTCAGTCAATGCCCCAAGGAATAAGGTGCATGCACCTCCATCACTCCTTGTGCAACACAATGAAATCCATGGCTCATACAAGAAAATCAACAACACATTGTTGGCACGTTTAGAAAGAAAATACGCACGAATCGGTTCATAACTTCATGTTTAGTTTGGAGGTTATTTCTATGTATGGATATCTTTAacaatataacaatataaaCCAGAAGCTCTTTGTACTGTTTTGATGGAgtttcttgatttttcttttatttccccAACCAAAAAGTACCTTCACTATATTGagctttgcaaaaaaaaaaaaaagcacaaggTGTAGGCTATGATAGTAACATTAGTAAGGATAAAAAAAAGCATGGATAGGAAAGCAGCAGCAACGAAAAGCTCCAAGACGAGGAGTTTCATCTTTGTGCAGGTGAAGTGAAGACCAGGTCACCGAGATGCATGATGTGTTGTTGATGGCTGCAGTCAAAGAGACACTTTATTATAGCCAAGGAGACCCTTGACTCCATCTAGATCAATGGAACGTACTGATATTGATGTGATACTGATACTGATGCAAACAGATACTGGCAATCAATGGTTGCTGTCTTGCAGAGAGAGCCATCCTTCCAACCCTCAATAGAAGAAGACTAGCAGAGGCAGTCTCGGTCATTGGCCCCAGGAACAAGGCAG
This region includes:
- the LOC127762098 gene encoding MDIS1-interacting receptor like kinase 2-like isoform X2, with product MVAAAAASNPNLSRIGIFSHKSGFLKARNDLVTSRNQSFPGSNHFLKKRVGVSLNSILISTLRRGSLSILCLSCLAIANTMLDRQAEALLQWKSDLTYYSDLDLWTNATSPCRWPGIGCSSMVAHGHGHERDAILVVTNITLYICGISGGLSKLRFAELPHLVHLDLGMNSLSGPIPSDIGRLAELSYLDLSGNVLNGSIPPSIGNLTNLAFLDLSSNYLSGRIFDCTPGTLHNLEYLNLTYNKLTGPIPSSLGNLTRLYHLHLGFNNLSGHIPREIGMLHSLVLLYLAYNNINGSIPTTIGNLTNLNLLDLSLNKIMGFIPESIGNLTSLQNMDLSTNEITGFIPESIGNFASLQNMNLSTNEIAGFIPESIGNLTSLQNMDLSTNEITGFIPESIGNLMSLQNMDLSINEITGFIPESIGNLTSLQNMDLSTNEITGLIPTSIGNLTSLRSMDLSNNRIISPIPSTFWKLLSLQILNLESNVLNAILPPELGFLSNLVVLNLSSNQFTGSIPPQIGQCHYLYSLRLSNNLLTGPIPQELGYCTDLTELDLSRNNLSGAIPMTFMNLSQLLELNLSYNSLGGKFSGFYPTRIPSVLSLDHNTGICGDPLYGLTPCQPSNTNTDSLHKKENTDSKHLVPRLLLAFAMFSCICLVAGSITVVCWRRKLAKKGKEISTEDFVSIWDFDAKVAFQDVLYATENFDEKYCIGVGGYGSVFRAEIQGKGTFAIKLLHRMEDYFDIGAFLAEVQVLTKIRHRCIVKLHGYCSHSQCKFLVYDLIERGSLTSIWHDQEQVKELDWPKRFTIVMDIGKALSYLHHDCDDPIVHRDIKSSNVLLDHDFKAYLSDFGMAKKLKDNSSSWSTIFAGSCGYIAPELTSTMVLTEKCDVYSFGVVVLEVVMGKHPGDLLLPFFCRTEQHTMLKDILDQRIMAPTTEEEKDIILLVMVAFACLQICPKSRPTMQQVCRALIARSLPAPILKPLNVIKLQHFHDFCGTIRNI
- the LOC127762098 gene encoding MDIS1-interacting receptor like kinase 2-like isoform X1; translation: MVAAAAASNPNLSRIGIFSHKSGFLKARNDLVTSRNQSFPGSNHFLKKRVGVSLNSILISTLRRGSLSILELLLVLLISLQCLSCLAIANTMLDRQAEALLQWKSDLTYYSDLDLWTNATSPCRWPGIGCSSMVAHGHGHERDAILVVTNITLYICGISGGLSKLRFAELPHLVHLDLGMNSLSGPIPSDIGRLAELSYLDLSGNVLNGSIPPSIGNLTNLAFLDLSSNYLSGRIFDCTPGTLHNLEYLNLTYNKLTGPIPSSLGNLTRLYHLHLGFNNLSGHIPREIGMLHSLVLLYLAYNNINGSIPTTIGNLTNLNLLDLSLNKIMGFIPESIGNLTSLQNMDLSTNEITGFIPESIGNFASLQNMNLSTNEIAGFIPESIGNLTSLQNMDLSTNEITGFIPESIGNLMSLQNMDLSINEITGFIPESIGNLTSLQNMDLSTNEITGLIPTSIGNLTSLRSMDLSNNRIISPIPSTFWKLLSLQILNLESNVLNAILPPELGFLSNLVVLNLSSNQFTGSIPPQIGQCHYLYSLRLSNNLLTGPIPQELGYCTDLTELDLSRNNLSGAIPMTFMNLSQLLELNLSYNSLGGKFSGFYPTRIPSVLSLDHNTGICGDPLYGLTPCQPSNTNTDSLHKKENTDSKHLVPRLLLAFAMFSCICLVAGSITVVCWRRKLAKKGKEISTEDFVSIWDFDAKVAFQDVLYATENFDEKYCIGVGGYGSVFRAEIQGKGTFAIKLLHRMEDYFDIGAFLAEVQVLTKIRHRCIVKLHGYCSHSQCKFLVYDLIERGSLTSIWHDQEQVKELDWPKRFTIVMDIGKALSYLHHDCDDPIVHRDIKSSNVLLDHDFKAYLSDFGMAKKLKDNSSSWSTIFAGSCGYIAPELTSTMVLTEKCDVYSFGVVVLEVVMGKHPGDLLLPFFCRTEQHTMLKDILDQRIMAPTTEEEKDIILLVMVAFACLQICPKSRPTMQQVCRALIARSLPAPILKPLNVIKLQHFHDFCGTIRNI
- the LOC127762098 gene encoding MDIS1-interacting receptor like kinase 2-like isoform X3; the encoded protein is MTLFVSQELLLVLLISLQCLSCLAIANTMLDRQAEALLQWKSDLTYYSDLDLWTNATSPCRWPGIGCSSMVAHGHGHERDAILVVTNITLYICGISGGLSKLRFAELPHLVHLDLGMNSLSGPIPSDIGRLAELSYLDLSGNVLNGSIPPSIGNLTNLAFLDLSSNYLSGRIFDCTPGTLHNLEYLNLTYNKLTGPIPSSLGNLTRLYHLHLGFNNLSGHIPREIGMLHSLVLLYLAYNNINGSIPTTIGNLTNLNLLDLSLNKIMGFIPESIGNLTSLQNMDLSTNEITGFIPESIGNFASLQNMNLSTNEIAGFIPESIGNLTSLQNMDLSTNEITGFIPESIGNLMSLQNMDLSINEITGFIPESIGNLTSLQNMDLSTNEITGLIPTSIGNLTSLRSMDLSNNRIISPIPSTFWKLLSLQILNLESNVLNAILPPELGFLSNLVVLNLSSNQFTGSIPPQIGQCHYLYSLRLSNNLLTGPIPQELGYCTDLTELDLSRNNLSGAIPMTFMNLSQLLELNLSYNSLGGKFSGFYPTRIPSVLSLDHNTGICGDPLYGLTPCQPSNTNTDSLHKKENTDSKHLVPRLLLAFAMFSCICLVAGSITVVCWRRKLAKKGKEISTEDFVSIWDFDAKVAFQDVLYATENFDEKYCIGVGGYGSVFRAEIQGKGTFAIKLLHRMEDYFDIGAFLAEVQVLTKIRHRCIVKLHGYCSHSQCKFLVYDLIERGSLTSIWHDQEQVKELDWPKRFTIVMDIGKALSYLHHDCDDPIVHRDIKSSNVLLDHDFKAYLSDFGMAKKLKDNSSSWSTIFAGSCGYIAPELTSTMVLTEKCDVYSFGVVVLEVVMGKHPGDLLLPFFCRTEQHTMLKDILDQRIMAPTTEEEKDIILLVMVAFACLQICPKSRPTMQQVCRALIARSLPAPILKPLNVIKLQHFHDFCGTIRNI